The following coding sequences lie in one Lolium perenne isolate Kyuss_39 chromosome 2, Kyuss_2.0, whole genome shotgun sequence genomic window:
- the LOC127331978 gene encoding probable transcription factor At5g28040, with protein MLPAGDGPSGAVAALSFPDADGDDYSEDGDFTDAPFLEPPDPGLPDPTSSSATALLPAGGGSGGQASSGGERRPLFQRLWTEEDEIVILRGFAEFTAARGTAFASHQYDTDPFYEDMRRRLQLDFSKSQLVEKLRRLKRKYRNCVSRLRGSGAAFSFRSPHEQAIFEIARNIWRPANKHGKDPSADSDDEEAVVAVAAAAVAATAVPVITSPNGNGEVKSPSGSGRQRRRRRSSESTPATAPVPATILVQPPQPVQVPVSIPVKIDDSLPALPQTPMPVTVTMEGSEPLRFPVMSPQSGVVDVDKNCLTPLFKEMIHAVIHAGSNPFGVKLPEPPLGLPMDGEKWRNQRILELEVYLKRIELLQDQVKAALEELKSSTPEN; from the coding sequence ATGCTTCCCGCCGGCGATGGCCCGTCGGGCGCCGTCGCCGCTCTGTCCTTCCCGGACGCGGACGGCGACGACTACTCCGAAGACGGCGACTTTACCGACGCGCCGTTTCTCGAGCCGCCCGATCCGGGCCTTCCCGAccccacctcctcctccgccaccgcccTGCTCCccgccggcggcggcagcggcggccagGCCTCGtccggcggcgagcggcggccCCTCTTCCAGCGCCTCTGGACGGAGGAGGACGAGATCGTGATCCTCCGCGGCTTCGCGGAGTTCACCGCCGCGCGCGGCACGGCCTTCGCGTCGCACCAGTACGACACGGACCCCTTCTACGAGGAcatgcgccgccgcctccagctCGACTTCTCCAAGAGCCAGCTCGTCGAGAAGCTCCGCCGCCTCAAGCGCAAGTACCGCAACTGCGTCTCCCGCCTCCGCGGCTCCGGCGCCGCCTTCTCCTTCCGCTCCCCGCACGAGCAGGCCATTTTCGAGATCGCGCGCAACATCTGGCGCCCCGCCAACAAGCACGGCAAGGACCCCTCGGCCGACTCCGACGACGAAGAAGCTGTCgttgccgtcgccgccgccgcggtTGCCGCCACAGCCGTCCCTGTGATCACCAGCCCCAATGGGAATGGGGAAGTCAAATCACCCTCAGGCTCAGGGCGGCAGCGCCGCCGAAGACGCTCCTCAGAGTCCACCCCTGCAACCGCCCCTGTCCCTGCCACCATTTTGGTGCAACCCCCTCAGCCAGTGCAGGTGCCTGTGTCAATCCCTGTCAAGATAGATGATTCGCTGCCAGCGCTGCCCCAGACTCCAATGCCTGTGACGGTGACCATGGAGGGATCAGAGCCTCTCAGATTTCCGGTCATGTCACCTCAGTCAGGGGTTGTTGATGTTGACAAGAATTGTCTGACACCTCTGTTTAAGGAGATGATTCATGCAGTGATACATGCTGGATCCAACCCGTTCGGTGTGAAACTGCCTGAGCCACCGCTTGGGTTGCCCATGGATGGCGAGAAGTGGAGAAATCAACGAATTCTAGAGCTGGAGGTGTACTTGAAGCGGATCGAACTGCTGCAGGACCAGGTGAAGGCGGCGCTTGAGGAGCTCAAGTCCTCCACACCTGAGAATTGA